In Solanum lycopersicum chromosome 3, SLM_r2.1, the genomic stretch TAGAGATCTTGGTGATTGCTCAAAAGAGGAGTATGTGATGACAGCGAGAATgacaaatttgaagaaaaaaatgatgatgAAAGGTAAATGAATTGAAgtgacaagaaaaaaaatgaaagaaggaCAAGATTGCAATGTCGATGGCGATTGCTGGAGAAATTAGTGATGGCAAAGAAgcacaaagaagaagaagaaagatgactgtttttttatttaaaaaataatttaactaaataaatCCTTTCACGCGCTCATGAGTGGTGAATCACACTCAAAATGCTAGTTAGGCAAAAAGTGCTCAAGTGgtataaatttgaaattgtaGAAGTGTTTAATAGGTACAAGTCTTACTTAAGGTGtttaagtgaattatgcggacaacttaaAGGGATTGCATATGACTTAAGCCTAAAAATAAACTAtgcataaatcataatatttattagttttaataattaaatattatatattgtatCTTTACTCAAAACATTCAATGGTGAGAGATTAAACTATATAAAcaatgtatgaatttttttaaaatcatatctaaaaatatattatttttttttcatttaaaaggtGTCACAAAATTAATAATGATTACTTAAAGCATTAAGTGAGtataaaaaagatcatttcacatgtactcaaaaatatttgaactcGTGGCAACACTGGAACTTTTGGATGCAATAAggaaagttaaaaataaacttctactagttttaaatttaaccaaaaaaaatttacaatagtcacatttcactaaattgtcttaGATATTTgtactttgaaaaaaaatattaatttataatattaatgggACCATATATTTATGTAGGGGTcttgtgaaaatatttatcttatagAGATGAGTgatatttttccttttgccCAAGTTGCGATCGAAGAAAACTATTACCTTAGAGATTATTACTTTACCAAGTATTAATTTAATGAGATTTTATTGTATatctttataataataataataataataataataataataataggaagaagaagaaaaagaaacagcttaaattaataaattccaaaaagttttaaaatatttaaatattaaattgtatCGTTTTACTtaaaatgttaatgacttttgaagttccttctattaatttctaattcttaataatatttattatccataatgtatatttatgtctaaacacaacaacaacacgCTAGTCTCTCTTTCATCTAAATAACGTTTGGTACTGGAGTTCCTATCCATCACACAGATAAAACCACTCTTCCTTCCTCCTTTTGTCTTTTTCGTCTAAATAACATTCTTCATGTTTCCCCCCCTAATCACTAAATATGTTTACCCTCCTtccaatattttatttgtgatgaTGATGTTTCTTTGAATTTCATTCCAACCATTTTGTTTTTTAAGGATCAAGCTTCTAAGATACTAGTTTTTTAATTCAGGCACGAGTGATGAGTCATACGTAAGAAAGTATTCTTACATCGTCACAAATAAACTTGGATCATGCGTAAGAAATTAttcttacatttttttcttctatgtttTCTTGTgtgatttttttctattataatttttactttagTCTTATGTGAATGTATTATTACAGTAagattatattttcttatttgggCTCAAATTAGTCATATATAACTTTATTAAAAGTTTGTTAATTATTAACCAAAGTTACCATTTGTTTGTTgcttaaaaagaattaattttaaaaataatgtttggGGAAGGGAAATTAAAAAACCACCTACAATGCTCACTTATCTCAAAAAATTACcacaaaatttaatagaaaaactTAGTATAAGTTTTTTTTGATAACAACAGTAAAATATTACCATAACCTCCAaagaagaaatacaaataaaagagCACCTATTCCTGATACAGAGAATAGGCCTCTAACAAAACATAACAACTAGTTAACTTAATATAAGTTACTGTATCATTCTATGTCCATTTTCCGTATAGAGAGTATACCTAATAATGTATATCACATTTTTGTAGAAATAGGAAAAATTGATAGTGGCATCTTGACGACATGATTTAAGGATCCAGTTAGAACAATTTCACCAAATGTGAAGTCATCAAGTGCCTGAGTGACATTGAATGTAATGTGCAAATCTTGGGTTCCCTGTGGAGCTATTGTAAACCAAGATGGCTCAATATTAACAGTTACTCCTTTTGGTGGCAACACTGCACTTAGATACGTCTCTGCTttactttcaacatttgtaacTGCCCGATGTACTATTCGCGATCCATTGAGGGATGTTATTGTAATCGAAGGCAAATTTAGATCAGATGGATTTTCAAATAACTGACCACAAATTCCTCCTGTTGCAGTTTTGACTATTCTAGAATCAATGTTTGGTAGTGAACAGAGGAAACTGATGTAATCTTCGTAACCTGTCAAATAAATGAGACTTATTAGATAGACATGAACTTTCAGATATATGGAtatggaaatgaaaataaattgtaCCTGCTGAAAAGACGAGACCAGGATGGAGAGCACCGGAGGGATTGACAAGTCCAGCACCAAAACCAAAAGGAGCAGAAGTGTGCAAGGTGTAGAGATCAAATCCATGAGCCATTATGGGATCTCCAAGATTGTCATAGGTGCTGGCTGTGGTTGATATTGCTGAAGCTATCATTGATGGTGTCCACGAAGGATTGTATTGCTTTATCATTGCAGCTATGCCAGCAATATGCGGTGTTGCCATGCTTGTACCAGACATTAGAGCAAAATTATGTCCTGCATGCATTACGTGCACTCTCTCgatatatattatcattttgAACAACTACACACACAAACAAAGGCAATTCGTATTTggtatttgtatattattagAGTTGGAGTTCTGTTAGGTTGAATAGTAGAAGAGGTAATCAACGAAAGACCTTGGTTGTTGTAGAGTGGTAAGTTACCCCTATTCATACTCAAAGGTCATGGGTTCAAGTCTTGTAATTGTGTCGCCCTTTTTATGTCAATCAGGCCCCAAAATGGATATCAGACATCGGAGGAAAAGATCAAAGTAGCAGCAATTGGAAGTCTAATTAGCAATTgttgttttttagttttactaACTTTATACTAGAATGACTAAATTAGTTATGAAAAATTTGCACTGAAACTTAGTAAAATCTGTAAGAAACGGAGAGATATACCAGATAGAATGGGATCTAAAAGACTCATGGGACTCCAAGCTGCCCAAATTTGGTGTCCAGGAGCCAAAATATCAGGCTTAAGAACATCAGTAGGACTTTTACTTTGATCAATGTAATCAGGGCCTCGTGAAGAAAATCTACTAACAATAGGAGCTCTACCCTTGTAAGATGCATTTCTTCCTTCACTTATTGCTGCTCTACCTCCATATCTTACCACTAATCCGTTTGCGTCCCTAACAGTTGCTTTTTCATAGTACTGCAATATATTCTGCAAATAGAAATGCAGTTTGATATCAGAGTTTGTTTGGTTAAGATACCGTGTTGAAATAAAATCATCTTGACAAGTACAGTTCTTATCAAAAAAGTATTTTGGGAGAGTCGGATCTTGTACTTGTTTAAGTACGGACCTGTGTATCAGTAGTTGCTGGTATCATTATGGCAGGAGTAGCGAAAGGAATAGGCTCGGCTATGAAATCTCCATACGTTGGATTTGCAACAAAAACAAATGCTTTGAATCGGAGAACTCTGGCTGTCTGTATGATGGCTGTAAGAGTAGATGTCCCATTATAGAAACCAGCTGAAAATGTGCAAATCACAACACTGCCTTGCACAACAAGAGGGTCAAATGCCTCTGGGTATTGGCATTCCTCAGCATTATTAATGGCTATTCTTGGCAATGTGGTATTTATCTTAATCGCATCCTTAGCCAAAACCAACTTATTATACTGAATCATCAATCCATCTCCTGCTGTCGCTCCtacaaaacaatatata encodes the following:
- the LOC101245826 gene encoding subtilisin-like protease SBT2.4 encodes the protein MSEASKAYANELTKSHDEFLQSYLERGSYDKIYSFKHIINGVAVHTTPSQIKKLKNAARVKLLEEDRRVKQMTTYTPQFLGIPAVWTQQGGDRNAGEGIVIGFIDSGIDPDHPSFAYDPTTNKTFTGSFSGACEEGPLFPQTSCNGKIVSARFFSAGAQTTTTLNDSMDILSPFDAVGHGSHVASTATGNFGVPVVVNGLYYGRASGMAPRARIAVYKAIYPSIGTLSDVLAAIDQAVLDGVDILTLSVGPEEPPEDKLTFLSLFEIFMLAAHKAGTLVIQAAGNEGPSPYSVISYSPWAVGVASCDTDRTYPATLILGNGLKIAGVGLSGATAGDGLMIQYNKLVLAKDAIKINTTLPRIAINNAEECQYPEAFDPLVVQGSVVICTFSAGFYNGTSTLTAIIQTARVLRFKAFVFVANPTYGDFIAEPIPFATPAIMIPATTDTQNILQYYEKATVRDANGLVVRYGGRAAISEGRNASYKGRAPIVSRFSSRGPDYIDQSKSPTDVLKPDILAPGHQIWAAWSPMSLLDPILSGHNFALMSGTSMATPHIAGIAAMIKQYNPSWTPSMIASAISTTASTYDNLGDPIMAHGFDLYTLHTSAPFGFGAGLVNPSGALHPGLVFSAGYEDYISFLCSLPNIDSRIVKTATGGICGQLFENPSDLNLPSITITSLNGSRIVHRAVTNVESKAETYLSAVLPPKGVTVNIEPSWFTIAPQGTQDLHITFNVTQALDDFTFGEIVLTGSLNHVVKMPLSIFPISTKM